One genomic region from Microcebus murinus isolate Inina chromosome 32, M.murinus_Inina_mat1.0, whole genome shotgun sequence encodes:
- the LOC105882877 gene encoding zinc finger protein 350 isoform X1 yields the protein MIQAQESLTLEDVAVEFTWEEWQLLGPAQKDLYRDVMLENYSNLVSVGYQASKPDALSKLEYGEPPWRREDEIHRGARSEVWKVDDHLPEYLQNENMVSRMEQWHGHNAFGNIVHQNKTQILLRQNHDIFDLNGKSMKSNFTLVKQSRSYEIKNPAEFTRNGESYLHANHEQFDTEIKSPASQKLISTKSQFISPKHQKTRKIEKPHVCSECGKAFIKKSWLTDHQIIHTGEKPHRCSLCGKAFSRKFMLTEHQRTHTGEKPYECTECGKAFLKKSRLNIHQKTHTGEKPYICSECGKGFIQKGNLIVHQRIHTGEKPYICNECGKGFIQKTCLIAHQRFHTGKTPFVCSECGKSCSQKSGLIKHQRIHTGEKPFQCSECGKAFTTKQKLIVHQRTHTGERPYGCNECGKAFAYMSCLVKHKRIHTREKQGDSVKVENPPAESHSSLHTSDVMQEKNPANMVTTQVPPVAPRTSLNISGLLANRNVVIMGQPVARCAPSGDNRGFAQERNLVNVVVPSVINYVLFYVSENP from the exons GAATCACTGACCCTGGAGGATGTGGCTGTGGAGTTCACGTGGGAGGAGTGGCAGCTCCTGGGCCCTGCTCAGAAGGACCTGTACCGGGacgtgatgttggagaactacagCAACCTGGTGTCAGTGG GGTATCAAGCCAGCAAACCAGATGCACTCTCCAAGTTGGAATACGGAGAACCACCATGGAGAAGAGAAGATGAAATCCACCGTGGAGCCCGTTCAG aagTTTGGAAAGTCGATGATCATTTGCCAGAGTacttacaaaatgaaaacatggtGAGCAGAATGGAACAATGGCATGGACATAATGCGTTTGGAAATATTGTTCACCAGAACAAAACTCAGATTCTTTTAAGGCAAAATCAtgatatatttgatttaaatgGAAAAAGTATGAAATCAAATTTCACTTTAGTTAAGCAGAGCAGAAGCTATGAAATAAAGAATCCTGCTGAATTTACCAGAAATGGGGAATCCTATCTCCATGCTAACCATGAACAATTTGATACTGAAATTAAATCCCCTGCAAGTCAAAAACTCATCAGCACTAAGTCCCAATTCATCAGTCCCAAGCATCAGAAAACTCGAAAAATAGAGAAGCCTCATGTCTGCAGTGAATGCGGGAAAGCCTTCATTAAAAAGTCTTGGCTCACTGATCACCAGAtcattcatacaggagagaaaccccaTAGATGTAGTCTATGTGGGAAAGCCTTCTCCAGAAAGTTCATGCTCACTGAACATCAGAGAActcatacaggagaaaaaccttATGAATGCactgaatgtggcaaagcctttctAAAGAAATCACGGCTCAACATACATCAGAAAACacatacaggagaaaaaccctatatatgcagtgaatgtggaaaaGGCTTCATCCAAAAAGGAAATCTCATTGTACATCAGCGAATTCATACAGGTGAGAAACCTTATATAtgcaatgaatgtggaaaaggctTCATTCAGAAAACATGCCTTATAGCACATCAGAGATTTCACACAGGAAAGACACCCTTTGTGTGCagtgaatgtggaaaatcctGTTCTCAGAAGTCAGGTCTCATTAAACATcaaagaattcacacaggagagaaaccctttCAATGCAgcgaatgtgggaaagcctttacgACAAAGCAAAAGCTCATTGTTCATCAAAGAACTCATACAGGAGAGAGACCCTATGGCTGCAATGAGTGTGGGAAAGCTTTTGCATACATGTCTTGCCTTGTTAAGCATAAGAGAATACATACAAGGGAGAAACAAGGAGATTCAGTCAAGGTGGAAAACCCTCCTGCAGAGAGTCACAGCTCATTACATACCAGTGATGTCATGCAGGAGAAAAACCCTGCTAACATGGTGACCACACAAGTGCCTCCTGTGGCTCCTCGGACATCATTAAACATCAGTGGCCTCCTAGCAAATAGGAACGTAGTCATCATGGGACAGCCTGTAGCCAGATGTGCACCCTCGGGAGATAATAGAGGATTtgcacaggagagaaaccttgtGAATGTGGTTGTGCCTTCAGTGATCAATTACGTCTTATTTTATGTCTCAGAAAACCCATAG
- the LOC105882877 gene encoding zinc finger protein 350 isoform X2: MIQAQESLTLEDVAVEFTWEEWQLLGPAQKDLYRDVMLENYSNLVSVGYQASKPDALSKLEYGEPPWRREDEIHRGARSVWKVDDHLPEYLQNENMVSRMEQWHGHNAFGNIVHQNKTQILLRQNHDIFDLNGKSMKSNFTLVKQSRSYEIKNPAEFTRNGESYLHANHEQFDTEIKSPASQKLISTKSQFISPKHQKTRKIEKPHVCSECGKAFIKKSWLTDHQIIHTGEKPHRCSLCGKAFSRKFMLTEHQRTHTGEKPYECTECGKAFLKKSRLNIHQKTHTGEKPYICSECGKGFIQKGNLIVHQRIHTGEKPYICNECGKGFIQKTCLIAHQRFHTGKTPFVCSECGKSCSQKSGLIKHQRIHTGEKPFQCSECGKAFTTKQKLIVHQRTHTGERPYGCNECGKAFAYMSCLVKHKRIHTREKQGDSVKVENPPAESHSSLHTSDVMQEKNPANMVTTQVPPVAPRTSLNISGLLANRNVVIMGQPVARCAPSGDNRGFAQERNLVNVVVPSVINYVLFYVSENP, encoded by the exons GAATCACTGACCCTGGAGGATGTGGCTGTGGAGTTCACGTGGGAGGAGTGGCAGCTCCTGGGCCCTGCTCAGAAGGACCTGTACCGGGacgtgatgttggagaactacagCAACCTGGTGTCAGTGG GGTATCAAGCCAGCAAACCAGATGCACTCTCCAAGTTGGAATACGGAGAACCACCATGGAGAAGAGAAGATGAAATCCACCGTGGAGCCCGTTCAG TTTGGAAAGTCGATGATCATTTGCCAGAGTacttacaaaatgaaaacatggtGAGCAGAATGGAACAATGGCATGGACATAATGCGTTTGGAAATATTGTTCACCAGAACAAAACTCAGATTCTTTTAAGGCAAAATCAtgatatatttgatttaaatgGAAAAAGTATGAAATCAAATTTCACTTTAGTTAAGCAGAGCAGAAGCTATGAAATAAAGAATCCTGCTGAATTTACCAGAAATGGGGAATCCTATCTCCATGCTAACCATGAACAATTTGATACTGAAATTAAATCCCCTGCAAGTCAAAAACTCATCAGCACTAAGTCCCAATTCATCAGTCCCAAGCATCAGAAAACTCGAAAAATAGAGAAGCCTCATGTCTGCAGTGAATGCGGGAAAGCCTTCATTAAAAAGTCTTGGCTCACTGATCACCAGAtcattcatacaggagagaaaccccaTAGATGTAGTCTATGTGGGAAAGCCTTCTCCAGAAAGTTCATGCTCACTGAACATCAGAGAActcatacaggagaaaaaccttATGAATGCactgaatgtggcaaagcctttctAAAGAAATCACGGCTCAACATACATCAGAAAACacatacaggagaaaaaccctatatatgcagtgaatgtggaaaaGGCTTCATCCAAAAAGGAAATCTCATTGTACATCAGCGAATTCATACAGGTGAGAAACCTTATATAtgcaatgaatgtggaaaaggctTCATTCAGAAAACATGCCTTATAGCACATCAGAGATTTCACACAGGAAAGACACCCTTTGTGTGCagtgaatgtggaaaatcctGTTCTCAGAAGTCAGGTCTCATTAAACATcaaagaattcacacaggagagaaaccctttCAATGCAgcgaatgtgggaaagcctttacgACAAAGCAAAAGCTCATTGTTCATCAAAGAACTCATACAGGAGAGAGACCCTATGGCTGCAATGAGTGTGGGAAAGCTTTTGCATACATGTCTTGCCTTGTTAAGCATAAGAGAATACATACAAGGGAGAAACAAGGAGATTCAGTCAAGGTGGAAAACCCTCCTGCAGAGAGTCACAGCTCATTACATACCAGTGATGTCATGCAGGAGAAAAACCCTGCTAACATGGTGACCACACAAGTGCCTCCTGTGGCTCCTCGGACATCATTAAACATCAGTGGCCTCCTAGCAAATAGGAACGTAGTCATCATGGGACAGCCTGTAGCCAGATGTGCACCCTCGGGAGATAATAGAGGATTtgcacaggagagaaaccttgtGAATGTGGTTGTGCCTTCAGTGATCAATTACGTCTTATTTTATGTCTCAGAAAACCCATAG